Part of the Thermodesulfobacteriota bacterium genome, GCGACTACGGGTACGCCAAGGACGCCCTCTCGTTTCGGCTCGCGGCGTCCCCGGACCTGAACCTCTACAACAACCAGCCCCACACGGTGGTGCTGGTCTTCTATGCCCTCTCCGATCCCAACTCCTTCAACCAGCTCCTGGAGTCCTCCGACGGCATCGGCAGGCTCCTGGAGGGCAAGCGCTTCGACGCGAGCGCGCTCTCCCCTCGGCAGATCGTGGTCCAGCCGGGGGAGACCAAGGAACTCGTCATGGACCGGGTCCAGGGCACCCGCTACGTGGGGGTGGTGGGCGGGTTCTACAACCAGCAGGCCCAGAGCTTCAGCCGACTCTACACGGTGCCCACGAAAAAGCTCACGACGCTCTTCGGGAAGGAGAAGGCGTGCGTGACCGAGCCCCTCGCGGTGGACCTGGAGCTGGGGAGCGACGGGTTCGTGGGCCCGGGGGAGGCCAGGCCGTGAGCCCCTTCGGTCCCCGCGCCTCGCACGGGAGTGCCGACGCCGCCCCCGGGAGGAGCCCCCGATGAACCAGGGCCGGCCGATCTACTGGCACGAGGGGGTCTTCTTGCGCCCCCAGCACTTTCAGCAGCAGGACGACTTCCACGACGCCAAGCTCTGGGCGCTGGCCGGCGCGGGCCGGCCCTACCCCTGGGGGGTGCGGACGCTGGCGGTGGCGGAGCCCGCCCTCAAGAGCCAGGTGTTCGAGGTAGCCTCGGGCGAGCTTCTCTTCCCCGACGGGGCCCTGGTGCGCCTGCCGGGAAACGCCCGCCTCAAGCCCCGGTCCCTCGAAGGCCTTTGGGACGCCTCGGGAAAGCCCCTCTCGATGTACGTGGGCCTGCACAAGCTCGCCCCCGAGGGGGTCAACGTGGCCGAGGAGGAGGGGGGCGAGCGGGAGGAACGCCGGTACGCGGCCTCCAACGGCGACACCTCCACCCGCGACCTCTACGCCCGGGGGGAGGGCCAGCCGATCCTCTATCTGGAGTACCGCCTGCGCCTCTTCGTGGAGGACGAGGCCGCCGAGGCCACCGACTACCACCTGCTCAAGATCGCCGAGGTTCAGCGCTTCGGCAATGACGTGCGCCTGGTGCCCGGGTGGGTGCCCCCCCTGGTGCACGTGGCCGGGTCGGCCCACCTGGTGCGCGAGCTCCGGGATCTGGGGGAGCAGCTCACCGCCCACGCCCACGAGCTGGCCCAGTACAAGCACGGCCGCGGCGTGGAGGCCCCCGACCTGGGCTCCCGGGATCTCCTGTACCTGCTCGCGCTGGCGGCGCTCAACCGGTGGGTGCCCCGGGTGCGCCAGTACCTGGAAACCGGCGAGGTCTCCCCCTGGGAGTTCTACGCCCTGCTGCGCCAGCTCGTGGGCGAGCTCTCCACCTTCTCGAGCCGTTACGACGCCTTCGGGGCGCTCGCCGACACCCCCGGCGACGAGGGCCTGCCCCCTTACCGGCACACGGATCTCGGCCGGTGCTTCGGCGAGGCGTGCGGGGTCGTGGCCCGGCTCCTGGAGGAGCTCACCGCCGGACCCGACTTCGTGGCCCCGCTGCTCTTCGACGGGACCTACTACGCCGCCGACGTGCCCGACCGGATCTTCCAGGGCCGCAACCGTTACTACCTGTGCGTGCGCAGCGAGCTGGAGCGGGAGCAGGTGGTCGGCACCCTCCAGGCCATCGCCAAGCTCGGCTCCCGGGAGTACCTGCCGCTGCTCATCGCCCGGGCCCTGCCCGGGGTGGCGCTCCAGGAGCTCCCCACCCCCCCCAACGAGTTGCCCCGGCGTCCGGGCAGCCTATACTTCGCCGTCGAGAGCCACGGCCCCGCCTGGGACGCCGTGAAGGAAAACGCCAACGCGGCCATCTACTTCGAGACTCCCCCCGGGGAGATCGAGATCGAGCTGATGGTGATCTATGAAAAGTAGCGAAGCGTCCGGCGACGTGGCGGGCTGTTTCGTCGACCTGCTCGCCTACGTCTTCTTCCTGCGCTGGATCTGCGCGCGCAAGCAGCCCGAGTTCGCCG contains:
- the tssJ gene encoding type VI secretion system lipoprotein TssJ, with protein sequence MTTRETREGRKVGGGRQWVALALLVLGMAVTGCGGGAAVRVDCDYGYAKDALSFRLAASPDLNLYNNQPHTVVLVFYALSDPNSFNQLLESSDGIGRLLEGKRFDASALSPRQIVVQPGETKELVMDRVQGTRYVGVVGGFYNQQAQSFSRLYTVPTKKLTTLFGKEKACVTEPLAVDLELGSDGFVGPGEARP
- the tssK gene encoding type VI secretion system baseplate subunit TssK, translated to MNQGRPIYWHEGVFLRPQHFQQQDDFHDAKLWALAGAGRPYPWGVRTLAVAEPALKSQVFEVASGELLFPDGALVRLPGNARLKPRSLEGLWDASGKPLSMYVGLHKLAPEGVNVAEEEGGEREERRYAASNGDTSTRDLYARGEGQPILYLEYRLRLFVEDEAAEATDYHLLKIAEVQRFGNDVRLVPGWVPPLVHVAGSAHLVRELRDLGEQLTAHAHELAQYKHGRGVEAPDLGSRDLLYLLALAALNRWVPRVRQYLETGEVSPWEFYALLRQLVGELSTFSSRYDAFGALADTPGDEGLPPYRHTDLGRCFGEACGVVARLLEELTAGPDFVAPLLFDGTYYAADVPDRIFQGRNRYYLCVRSELEREQVVGTLQAIAKLGSREYLPLLIARALPGVALQELPTPPNELPRRPGSLYFAVESHGPAWDAVKENANAAIYFETPPGEIEIELMVIYEK